In Nissabacter sp. SGAir0207, the genomic stretch CACGGCATCACTTACGCCCCTCCCCTGTGCAACTTAAAACAGGTCGTGAAAAAAGAGGTTTTAGTGTCCACATCAAACAAACAATCATCACAAGAGGTCAGCCTTAACGCGTTTAAGCAACCCAAAGCGTTTTATCTGATCTTCTCCATCGAACTCTGGGAACGTTTCGGCTTTTATGGCCTGCAAGGCATCATGGCCGTCTATCTGGTCAAAATGCTGGGCCTGAGCGAAGCAGAATCCATTACGCTCTTCTCCTCCTTCAGTGCACTGGTCTATGGTTTCGTCGCCATTGGCGGCTGGCTGGGCGACAAGGTGCTGGGCACCAAGCGCGTGATCGTGCTCGGGGCGCTGGTGCTGGCAGTGGGCTATGCCTGCGTGGCCTACTCCGGCCATGACATCTTCTGGGTCTACCTTGGTATGGCGACCATCGCCGTTGGTAGTGGCCTGTTCAAGGCCAACCCATCGTCCCTGCTCTCAACCTGCTATGAGAAGGATGACCCGCGTCTCGATGGCGCATTCACCATGTACTACATGGCGATCAACATTGGCTCCTTCTTCTCGATGCTGGCAACCCCGTGGCTGGCCGCCCACTATGGCTGGAGCGTGGCCTTCTCACTGAGCGTGGTCGGGATGCTGATCACTCTGGTTAACTTCCTGTGCTGCAACCGCTGGGTGAAGGCGCATGGCTCCAAGCCAGACTTCGAGCCGCTCCAGATGGGCAAACTGCTGATGACCGTGGTGGGTGTGGCCGTGCTGGCCGCCATCTCCAGCTGGCTGCTGCACCATCAGGACATCGCCCGTCTGGCGCTGGCCGTGGTCTCTGTGGGCATCATCATTGTCTTTGCCAAAGAGACCTTCGCGCTGCATGGCATTGCCCGCCGCAAGATGATTGTCGCCTTCCTGCTGATGCTGGAAGCGGTAGTGTTCTTCGTGCTCTATAGCCAGATGCCGACCTCGCTGAACTTCTTCGCCATCCATAACGTTGAGCACACCATCTTCGGCCTCAACGTGGAGCCGGAGCAGTTCCAGGCACTCAACCCGTTCTGGATCATGCTGGCCAGCCCGCTGTTGGCTGCGGCCTACGCCAAATTCGGTGACCGCCTGCCCATGCCGCACAAATTTGCCATCGGCATGGTGCTCTGCTCCGCCGCCTTCCTGGTGCTGCCGTGGGGCGCGAGTCTGGCGAATGACGCTGGCATCGTCTCCGTGGGCTGGCTGGTGCTGAGCTATGGGCTGCAAAGCATTGGTGAACTGATGATCTCCGGCCTTGGTCTGGCGATGGTGGCCCAGCTGGTGCCGCAGCGCCTGATGGGCTTCATCATGGGTTCCTGGTTCCTGACCACCGCGGCGGCTGCCATCATTGCTGGCAAGGTAGCGAACCTGACCGCCGTGCCGCAGGATATCCCGGATGCCAACGCCTCACTGGCGATCTACAGCCATGTGTTCCTGCAAATCGGTATCGTGACCGGCGTGATTGCGCTGCTGATGATCCTGACCGCACCGAAGCTGTTCCGCATGACGCAAGAGACTGCGGCCGAGAGCGCACCGGCCAAGGCCCACGCGCAGTAAGCGAAGCTGACCCCATAAAAAACGCCCCGGATGGGGCGTTTTTTTTAGCGCGACGCCAGCAACTTCAGCGCCTTCGCCATGCAATTCTCAATGCCAACGATCACCGCCGCTGGCTTGAGCAACTGCTGCCGGGCCTGTTGTGCCTGCTCCGCGCCCTGCTGCAACGCCTCAGCCAGCACCGCGTAGTGGGCGGTCTGCGTGCCAATCACCTCCAGCAACAACCCCTTTTTCAGCGGGTAGAGTTGCGCCAATAACCCATCGGCCCGCTTGCCCGCACTGCCGCCGTCGGCACTGATGCGCTCCAACTCCGCCAGCACGGCATTCAATTGCTGTAATACCTGATTACTCATTGCTCCCCTCCTGCTCTGGCCTGTTCAGCAACAGCATCATCCGCTCCGTCTGGCCGACGCCCTGCCGGAAGTGCGCCAGCGCCGGGCGCGTCTCGCCGCCCTCCTCCAACTGCAACAGGGTGGCATGCTGGGCGCTCCGCAACTCCGTCAGCATCTCCACCAGCTGGTGCCCCAGTGTCTCGCCCTGTTCGCGCGCCTGCTCCGCCATCTCCAGCGCCGCCAGCGCATCGCGCCGCTGGCTGGCCGTGACCTGCGAATCAGTGAGCCGTTGCCGCGCATGGAGACGCAGCTCAGCCGCGCTGGTCAGGAACAGCGCCATATAGCCACTGCCCTCCGGGGAGAAATCCTCCACCAGTAGTTCGGTCAGCTGATCAACGGCGGGCTGGTAGAGCCGCATCAGGGTTTTTACCTGCGTGAGTTTGCGTTGCAGGAAGTGGCGCTCCGCCAGCTCGTCGCCCAGCGCCCGCAGGGGGGCCACCGGCAGGGCCAGCCCGGTCGCCGCCAGCGTGCTGTCAATCAAGCCACTGAAGGCAGCGGCGGCCTCTGGGCTACGATCCTGCCGCGCCAACGCAGTCAGCGCCTCGCCGTACTGCGCCAGCGCATTGGCCGCGGCCATGCGTTGCACGGTATGCTCCAGCGGCAGCGGCTGCCGCGCCGGAATGCCCGGCTGGCTCTCCAGCACCAGCTGCTGTTGGCGGCGGTTGAGCGCCCCAATGCCCCGATGCAGCTCCAGCAACGCCTGACCGCTGACCTGCCCGGCCCGGTTGCTGGTTACGGCAAAACTCTCCGCCGCCTGCTGCGTCTGCGTACTGGCGCACCCGGCCAGCCACAGCATCATCAACGGTAATACACGCCTCCACATCGTCTCGCATCCCCCTTCCACGGCAGCATGGGGGTAAGCGTAGTGCGCCACCTTGAGCACGATCACCTTGCCCACGGCTAAATGAGGAAAAATGAGGGGCGTGAGCGGCGGTTACAGATTGCTGATCCAGTTGAGGTGGGTGGCTGGTGCCTCGCGCCCGGCGGCCTGCCCCTGCAACGCCTGACGCAGATCGCGCGGCGACAATCCATACTCCTGCGACAGGATACGGCGCAGCGCCGTTGGTGAGAGGCCACAGCGGCGGGCAATGGTCGCCAGACTCTGGTCGGCAAGCGAGGTGGTGCGCATCAGCCGTCTGGCCAGCGTGGCGCGGCGGTTACGCACAAACTGCGCCACGCCGCCCATCGGTTCAAACAGCCGGTAGAGCGCGGCGCGCGAGAGGGCGAACTCCTTGCACAGCCCCTCCACGGAGAGCGGCTGCGCCAGATTCTGCTCAATGAAGAGGCAGATGCGCTCCAGCCGCGAACTGAAGGCGAACGGTGCCTCCAGCGGCTGGCCGCCCACCAGCGCCAGGGTGTGCAGGAACATGGCGCTGGCCCCCTCGCCGGTCGCCAGAATCTCCGCCTCGGTCAGGTTATCAAACACCTGTAACATGCTATTGAAGTGCTGGCGCAACAGGAAGTTCATCGGCGCGGCGGCTGGCAGCACATGCCCATGCAGGGCAGCGATATCCAGGTTCAGTGAGACCAGATGCTTGGGCAGGATAATGTACTGGTAGGTACAGAGGTGCGGCGGCTGCTTGCCGGGGTGGACGTGGATCAGGATCGGCTGCGAGGAGTCCTGAATCAAAATGTCCCCCTGCTGGAGCAGCGTCCGTCGGCCAAAGCAGCGGCAATCCATCGCCCCCATCACCACGATAAAGATCAGGATGTGATCGGGCATTGAGAACAGGTTGCCGCGCTGGCGGTGGATGTCATGCTCGCTGACATTCAGCACCCCGCCAATCAGCCGGCCAAAGTTATAGCCGGTGACATTCCAGTCAAAACCAGCAAAATCCTGCTTCGCCAGCTCCAGTTTCAGGCCGGCTGACGCCATCCCATCCTCCCACTCATAGAAGCGGGTATCGAAATCCTGATAAACGTGTGCGGAATCAGTAATTTTGCGCTGGCTCATAAAGCTCTCCATGTCATCTACAGGCGGCGTCGCACCCTGCGCCGCCTGCCTGCTGGCGTCAGCCCTATTATCGGCACCGGCTGCGCAACATTTACCCCACAAGCCAGGGGAAATGATTTATGGTTAACAGGGGCGGCAAGATAACGGAGAGACGAGATGCGAAAAATATTGGGCCGGAGTTCATCAATCAATGTGCGCAAGGTGCTGTGGGCCTGTGACGAGCTGCAACTGCCCTATCAGCAGGAGTCCTGGGGCGCGGGGCATCGCGATCCCCAGCAGCCGGAGTTTCTGGCGCTCAACCCGAATGGGATGGTGCCGGTATTGCAGGAGGGGGATTTTATCCTGTGGGAGTCGAACGCCATCTGCCGCTATCTGGCCAACAGCCAGCCGGACAGCCCACTCTACCCCGCCGATGCGCGCCGCCGGGCGGACATTGACCGCTGGATGGACTGGCAACTGGGCGATCTGAACAGCGCCTGGCGCTACGTGTTTAACGCCCGGATGCGCAACACCCCGCCCAACCCCAATGCCGCGCAGCTGGCTGAAGGCGAGCGGCAGTGGAACCACGCCATCGGCATTTTGGCGCAGCAGCTGGCGCATACCGGGGCCTACGTGACGGGCGCGCACTTCACGCTGGCGGACATCGTGCTGGGGCTGTCGCTGCACCGCTGGATGATGACGCCGCTCCAGCGGCCCCACTGGCCGGCCCTCGAACACTACTACGATCGACTGCGCGAGCGGCCGGCTTTCGCCCGTTACGCCTGCCAGCAGTGGCCTTGACCGCATAAAGCATGGGAAGTTGACGCTAAGGCGTGGTAAAGAAAAAGGAATTTCCCCTATGCCCCCACAATCTGCGCCAGAAATTGGCGCAATATATTCATGGAGATTATTCCCTCGCGTAATGCCTGCACTCTTTGCTACATTTAGGCCGCCAATGCCGCATGATTCCGCCCCTTTTAGTCGCCCAGCCCGCTGAGATGCCACGATGGAAAAACGAAAATTCCTGGATGAGTCGCGCCAACTCAAGCGGTTGAATGCCCTGACCCGTCGCCAGTCCCACCTCTATAAGTGGTTTGCCATTGTGGCAGCGCTGGATTGCCTGCTGGTCAGCCTGTATGACCAGGACATGCGCAACATTGTGTTCTCGGGCGCGGTCTGCGTGGTCAGCGCCTATCTCTACCTGCGTGACCGGGCCAAAGCGCGCCGCTACCGCCGTGAGTGGGATGAGAAGTACGGCCCGAAGCCCTAAGGCAGCGCGCCACCGCCAACCTGATAAAAACATGACTATGCATCTCAACGTCTACACGTTATTCGTGCTGGAACTCGTTGTTCTGGCCTTTTTGGCAATTTTGATGTTCTTTGCCTGGCTGGGGGGCCGCCGTGACCCGACCCTCGGCTACCTCGCCGCCACCATGCTGAGCGCCGTTTTTGGTACCCTGATGGGCAGCCTGCGCGGTCTCCATATGGACATCGTGCCAATCCTGTTTGGCAACATGACGCTGCTGCTGGCCTATGGCCTGCAATGGACGGCAATGCGGGTCTTCACCGGGCGCCCGCCCCACTGGCAGGGGGTGCTGGCTGGCCCGATCGTCTGGCTGCTGCTCTGCCTCTGTCCGCTGTTTATGCAGACCCTGACGCTGCGCATCATTGTCAGTGGCCTGCTGACCATGATCTATACCCTGCTGGCGGCGCGTGAGGTGTGGCGGGGCCGGCGGGCGCTGCTGGTGACCTACTGGCCAGCGCTGCTGCTGATGCTGCTGCACAGCGCCGTCTACTTTATCCGCCTGCTGTTTGACCGGGGCCAGCCGTTTGCCGAGCTGACCACCGTTCCCGGCGCCAGTTTCTTCGCCCTGCTGATCTTCGAAACCATCCTTTATGCCACCGGCATGGCCTTCACCACGCTGGCGATGGTCAATGAACGCGCCCAGCTGATGTACAAACATGCCTCTCTCAGCGATCCGCTGACCGGCATCGCCAACCGGCGCGCGCTGATTGAGCGCGGTGAACAGCTGCTGGCGCGGTGCGAGCGTGAGCAGGCACCGGTGACGCTGATCCTGTTCGATCTCGATAACTTCAAGGGCATCAATGACAGCCACGGCCACCACGGCGGCGACCGGGCGCTGGTGGCGTTCTGTGACATCGCCGCGCGCTGCCTGCAACCGCACCATATCTTCGCCCGTATTGGCGGCGAGGAGTTTGGCTGCCTGCTGCCGCTGCCCACCCAGGATGCCCAGTCGTTAGCGGAGCGCATCCGCTGCCAGGTGGCTGCCCAACAGCGGCTGGCGCACCCATTGACGGTGAGCGGTGGCATCGCCTCCAGTACCCAAAGTGGCTTCAATATCTCCAGTTTACTGGTCGAGGCAGACCACGCGCTCTACCGCGCCAAGGCTGGTGGAAAAAACCGCATTGAGGTGAATTAGGGGCAAAAATGGGTCTAATTCATCGATTTGCCTTAAGGGTGATGGATTTATCGCCGCATAAAATGCGGCCCAGTTTACTTAGCACATGATAAACAGCCGATGATTCTTAAATAATCAGAATGGCATTATGATTGTCTAAATAAATGAAAAAAATGAGTAAAATAATCCACTTATAGTCATGTGCAGTGGAGACGCCGCAATTTTTCAGTGCTAATCTTGCTGCTTCCCTCTGCTCAGGACGTTTGAAAATGTTCAATGACATCGCCATATGTCAAGCCGTGCTTAACGCACTCCCGGAAGCCACACTCATTAAAGATGACACACTGAAACTGGTGTTTATCAACCAGAAAGCCTGTGATTTATTTGGCTATTCGCATGATGAGCTGGTTGGGCAGGGTTTTGCTTTTTTTCTCGATGAGGAGCAGGCGCAACGCCACCATAACCGGGCGCTGGAGGTGTTGCAGAGCGGGGAGAAGCAGATGAGCGAAGAGGTGATCACCGATGGCAAAAACAAAAGCCGCACGGTGATGATCCGTAAGTCGCGCATCCTGATTGACCAGCGTGCCTACGTGCTCTCCATCATCAGCGACATCTCGCTGCTGCGCAGTTCAGAGGCCCAGATCCGCTACCTGGCCTACCATGACACCCTTACCGGGCTGCCCAACCGCACCTCGCTGAATGATGAACTGAACCAGCTGGCGGCACGCACCCTCTACCACCCGCAAAACTGCGCGCTGATTGTGCTCAACCTGAACCACTTCACGGTGCTGAACAACACCTACGGCTACCAGTCTGGCGACACCATCCTGTGCGAATTCAGCCAGCGGCTGCGCACGCTGGTGGGCCAGCAGGGGATGCTGGCGCGACTGAATGGCGATGAGTTCGCCATCCTGCTGCGCGGCATGTCCACGGAGCCGGAGGTGCTGCCGATTGCCCGGCAAATCATCGCCATGATGCATGAGCCTTTTACCCTGACGCAGGCCAAGCCGGTGGTGACCCTCTCCTGCGGCATTGTCAGCATCAACAGCGAAAACCTGACCGCTGGCGAGATCCTGCGGCGCGGCAACTCTGCCCTGCGTGAAGCGCAACGCCAGGGGCAGAATATCTTCTGCTTCTACTCCGAGACGCTGGACGCCAGTGCGGAGAATAAGCGGGTGATGGTGAAGGCGCTGGCGGAGTCCCTGACCAAAGAGGGGGAGCTGACTTGCGTCTACCAACCGATTTTGCGCAGCAGTGACGAGAAGATCATTGGCGTGGAGGCGCTGGCGCGCTGGAACCACCACCAGCTTGGCCCGGTGCCGCCGGTGCAGTTCATCGCCCTCGCGGAGGAGACCGG encodes the following:
- a CDS encoding diguanylate cyclase gives rise to the protein MTMHLNVYTLFVLELVVLAFLAILMFFAWLGGRRDPTLGYLAATMLSAVFGTLMGSLRGLHMDIVPILFGNMTLLLAYGLQWTAMRVFTGRPPHWQGVLAGPIVWLLLCLCPLFMQTLTLRIIVSGLLTMIYTLLAAREVWRGRRALLVTYWPALLLMLLHSAVYFIRLLFDRGQPFAELTTVPGASFFALLIFETILYATGMAFTTLAMVNERAQLMYKHASLSDPLTGIANRRALIERGEQLLARCEREQAPVTLILFDLDNFKGINDSHGHHGGDRALVAFCDIAARCLQPHHIFARIGGEEFGCLLPLPTQDAQSLAERIRCQVAAQQRLAHPLTVSGGIASSTQSGFNISSLLVEADHALYRAKAGGKNRIEVN
- a CDS encoding AraC family transcriptional regulator produces the protein MSQRKITDSAHVYQDFDTRFYEWEDGMASAGLKLELAKQDFAGFDWNVTGYNFGRLIGGVLNVSEHDIHRQRGNLFSMPDHILIFIVVMGAMDCRCFGRRTLLQQGDILIQDSSQPILIHVHPGKQPPHLCTYQYIILPKHLVSLNLDIAALHGHVLPAAAPMNFLLRQHFNSMLQVFDNLTEAEILATGEGASAMFLHTLALVGGQPLEAPFAFSSRLERICLFIEQNLAQPLSVEGLCKEFALSRAALYRLFEPMGGVAQFVRNRRATLARRLMRTTSLADQSLATIARRCGLSPTALRRILSQEYGLSPRDLRQALQGQAAGREAPATHLNWISNL
- a CDS encoding glutathione S-transferase family protein, whose product is MRKILGRSSSINVRKVLWACDELQLPYQQESWGAGHRDPQQPEFLALNPNGMVPVLQEGDFILWESNAICRYLANSQPDSPLYPADARRRADIDRWMDWQLGDLNSAWRYVFNARMRNTPPNPNAAQLAEGERQWNHAIGILAQQLAHTGAYVTGAHFTLADIVLGLSLHRWMMTPLQRPHWPALEHYYDRLRERPAFARYACQQWP
- a CDS encoding EAL domain-containing protein; protein product: MLNALPEATLIKDDTLKLVFINQKACDLFGYSHDELVGQGFAFFLDEEQAQRHHNRALEVLQSGEKQMSEEVITDGKNKSRTVMIRKSRILIDQRAYVLSIISDISLLRSSEAQIRYLAYHDTLTGLPNRTSLNDELNQLAARTLYHPQNCALIVLNLNHFTVLNNTYGYQSGDTILCEFSQRLRTLVGQQGMLARLNGDEFAILLRGMSTEPEVLPIARQIIAMMHEPFTLTQAKPVVTLSCGIVSINSENLTAGEILRRGNSALREAQRQGQNIFCFYSETLDASAENKRVMVKALAESLTKEGELTCVYQPILRSSDEKIIGVEALARWNHHQLGPVPPVQFIALAEETGLVSQLGECVLRQACRHIKPLGDLRLAINVSAVQLREGQFAEKTLGLLREEGFPCQRLELELTETAVMNADANSLHQLMQLRTAGVKISLDDFGTGYSSLSLLKDIAVDSVKIDRSFVQYVNEVTDTAAIVTAVSQLGHKMKLNVIAEGVENAQQKTFLLTAGCSHMQGYLFSRPVPVETLTALLSA
- the dtpA gene encoding dipeptide/tripeptide permease DtpA produces the protein MSTSNKQSSQEVSLNAFKQPKAFYLIFSIELWERFGFYGLQGIMAVYLVKMLGLSEAESITLFSSFSALVYGFVAIGGWLGDKVLGTKRVIVLGALVLAVGYACVAYSGHDIFWVYLGMATIAVGSGLFKANPSSLLSTCYEKDDPRLDGAFTMYYMAINIGSFFSMLATPWLAAHYGWSVAFSLSVVGMLITLVNFLCCNRWVKAHGSKPDFEPLQMGKLLMTVVGVAVLAAISSWLLHHQDIARLALAVVSVGIIIVFAKETFALHGIARRKMIVAFLLMLEAVVFFVLYSQMPTSLNFFAIHNVEHTIFGLNVEPEQFQALNPFWIMLASPLLAAAYAKFGDRLPMPHKFAIGMVLCSAAFLVLPWGASLANDAGIVSVGWLVLSYGLQSIGELMISGLGLAMVAQLVPQRLMGFIMGSWFLTTAAAAIIAGKVANLTAVPQDIPDANASLAIYSHVFLQIGIVTGVIALLMILTAPKLFRMTQETAAESAPAKAHAQ